From the Papaver somniferum cultivar HN1 chromosome 2, ASM357369v1, whole genome shotgun sequence genome, the window TTATAGTTAGGACTATTAGTTTCAATAGAAAAGATGGTGAGATCATTGTTAGGAATGTTAGTTTTAAGAAGAAAGATAATTTGGAAAGTAGTGATTCGCTGTCTGATGGGTCTGATACTAAGATGGTAATGGAGGAACCGACGAGTTTTAAGAATTGGGAACGGAGTAAATTGACGCTGAAGACTGTGTTTTCGTTCAAGAATCCATTCATTGACAACAACGATTCTTCATTTACTTCAAGAAACAAAGACGAGGCTTCTAAGAAAGCGAAATCCCCTTCATTTCCTGAACCAGAAGTTATGTATTCTCCAAGGCCATTGAGCGAGCTTGATGCTGCGGCTGTTAAGCTTCAAAAGGTTTACAAGAGTTATCGAACCCGAAGAAATCTTGCTGATTGTGCAGTTCTCGTTGAGGAACTTTGGTTAGTCCTCTATTAACCAACCCTGCGGTGAAATCCTTGGAATTGatttgttattagttttcgaaatTGTGTTGTTTTGCTTACAATTCTTATTGAGTTTTACTTTTAATGATGTAGGTGGAAAGCACTAGACTCTGCAGCTCTTAAGCTGAGCTCGGAAACATTCTTTAATGTCGAGAAACATGAAACTGCTTCTTCCCGATGGACTCGTGCATTGACTAGAGCTGCCAAGGTATATACTCTTTACAGATAACATTAATCTGCACTTGGTTGGAGGATTAACTTGATACTAAATCAATTGATTTGTGCTTCCAGGTTGGAAAAGGTTTGTCAAAGGATGAGAAGGCGCAAAAATTAGCCCTTCAACACTGGCTTGAAGCTGTAAGTTCTTAAACCTTCATCAATGTTTACCAATTTACTGAAACATATCTCTTGAGTTGCGTAACTCTGATGATTTGGTTGATCTTGACTTGGACCAGCTCATTTTTGTGGATGTTGACAAAAATAGTACTTGGTCACTCAAGTTCTTGGAGATTTGACATTTGAATTGAAATAGTTTTGCTTACTTCCGGTTTAATTGTGCAGATTGACCCACGACATCGTTACGGTCATAACTTGCATTTCTATTATGATCTGTGGTTTGATTGCGGGAGTTCCCAACCTTTCTTCTACTGGTAAATAATATACACTAGAACATTTTACACTTGCAATTGTGATTATCTTACTTATTGGCGGTGCACAAGCTTTTCCAGTTTTCTTATATTTCAATACTTGTTTGTTATGTAAAGGTTGGATGTTGGAGATGGCAAAGAAGTAAATCTTGAAAGGTGTCCTAGGAGCACACTTCAACGTCAGTGCATCGAATATCTTGGACCAGTAAGTCTTCACTGCCATGTACCTGGAGACTTGGTTGTTTAGGACGCACCTGATCATACACTTGAGGAGTTCAACTGCTTAACTCACATTTCCATTTGTTTTGATCTTTCAGAAAGAGAGGGAAGTCTACGAAGTAATCGTGGAAGATGGAAAGCTTGTCTACAAACAAGGCGGAGAGTGTGTGGACACTGTTGAAGGCTTCAAATGGATTTTTGTCCTAAGCACATCGAGATCATTGTATGTTGGGAAGAAGAAAAAGGGTCAGTTTCAACACTCGAGTTTTCTATCTGGCGGGGCTACAACAGCGGCTGGAAGATTAGTGGCCCATGATGGGGTTCTTGAGGTATACACAGTGGTTGCATCCTAGGATTTGTACAACTTATTTATAATGTTGTCCTGAGTGATTCTAAAAATCTCACTTTCTGTAGGCAATTTGGCCATACAGCGGCCACTACCTCCCCACCGAAGAGAATTTCAAAGAATTCGTCAGCTTCCTCGAGGAACATCATGTGGATCTCACCAATGTTAAGGTAACACTCTTTGCCCAGTCCCCAACACCCCAACTGATTCGCTCGAAGCTAATTCTAATCTCCCTTTCgaaccatatgaacactttgtATAGCTAATAAACATGAATCAAATGGCTGACATTATTCATTTTATGTCTTTCCAGAGATGTGCAAATGATGAAGACTGTCCATCATCATTCAAAGTTACCGACAGTGAAGTGGATAGTAAGGCAGAAGATACAGAGGGTTCATCATTCAAACTCACTGATGCACCCCCAGCAGTTGATACTACTAGTATTCCTAAAGAAGAGACCAACGGCAATGCGCAACCACAGAAGTTCGATTTAGCCAAGCGTTTATCTTGCAAATGGAGTACAGGAACCGGACCTCGTATTGGATGTGTCAGTGACTATCCAACCGAGCTACGATTCCGTGCACTCGAACACGTCAATCTATCGCCAAGAGTTAGGACCGGAAGTGTTGGGTACTCGGGACCAATCCCTTCACCGCGACCTAGTCCAAAGATTCGACTTTCTCCAAGACTTGCTTACATGGGTCTGCCTAGTCCTAGAAGCTCTATACCCAGTAGAACAACTTCCTGTTAAGCTGATTGCAAATTGCAATAACTAACTAGGGTCGTCTTTTTTACTGGCTCAACTTGTGCCCCTTCATCAataggctcaataaattttaatgTGTGggatatggaaaaaaaaaatgaaaataatttgTTCATCTTTTTTCCATTTTCTCCCATTTTTGTAATTCAACAAAATTAAATTCAATcaaattcttttgtttttttttacctCCTGTTTTTGAATTTGAACTATCTGCATTCAATTTCGCCGTTGGAGTATTTTAAGGTTTCTGTTGTATTCCCTccatttctaaaaaataggcttgtttccttatttggatatgtcaaaaaaataggcttgtttggaaagtcaaatgttaggATTTTACTAGTATATCTATTGAGGGACCACTTctcttttttcattttctctGTTAATATTAAAGGGGGACCACTTCTCTCAATCTCTCTTGTAACAAAAGAATGGGGACCAAGGATAAATTacgaaaaaaacataaaaaagtggCTACAATGattgattttcttaatttttgtgaaaatcaAACAAACCaattttttgttgaaacggagggagtGGAATAAAAGGAAGCCGGCAAAATTATATTCTGAACTTCATATGGTGTGCTGGTTGGGTTAACTGGAGATTAACATGTGATGGCTGTTTTTGTTCAAGGCGGAGGAATTCTTGTGTCGACCAATGTGCTTTGACCAAgaataaatcaaaacaaatatGGGCTCCCGTTATTGAAAGAATTGATCACCAACTTTCGAATTGGAAAATGAAATCTTTGTCCAAAGAAAAAAGATTAATTTAGGGTGTTTGGAAAGTTGTTTTTCGACTTCTGAAATTCGGAAAATCAAAAATCAGTTTGGTAATAATTTTTCAGAACAACTTCTAGAAACAGAAAAGTTagttttttgtgaagcaaaatgttttgcttctgacttctgctttcGGTATACAAACGCGTTATTAGCGCTAAAAATATCTAACTTATTTTTTTGTCCATTTTTTTgggaaattggaaattgaagtGATTTAGTATAATGTTATTTGTATACCAAACACAAGATCCTAAAATTTAAACAATAtttgttaaaagtattttttttaagAAGGCACAATTGGAGAATACTTTTACTAATTGGGAGATATAAATTAATATTCTCATCTAATAgtttctgctaaggggtgttttttgggggtGGAAATACGaaattattctttcaaaaaataaaaactaaatgaaacctaaatattctcccctctctttcaaattctaaatattcatcactccctttcaaattctcttctccttctctgccggctcctcactttgaaatgATTTATTCTTTTTACATTCGGAGGTGATGAAGACTAtgccggaaatgatgaagaccatgtaggaaatgattttttttttacatcgccggtATTGTATTACTGATTAAGACCATGCCGAAAttaatgaagaccatgccgaaaaaTGATGTCGTGCTCGATAAATAACTTACAATGCCGACATTGTAAGTTGGAAGTACCCATTTTTTGGCATTAATTTTTTCGGCATTTTGTAAGTTGAGAGTACTCATTTTTTAAGAAGGGTTCATTAGGGGATACTTTTTTTTAGTTGGGGGATAAgtactggcatggttttccaatgATGTCGGCATGGTCGATGGATTGTCGGCATTGAAAAACCATGCCGGAAGCTACAGTAAAATATCTCCCAATTAAAAAGAGCGTCCCCCGATTAATTGTTCTTTTTTAACCACATTTCTATTACCTCAAAAAATTTCCTTATACTCTCACCCAAGTGACGTGATTATGGTTTATACTAATCATTATCAATTAATCTTTTAACTTAGCTAAttataattaaccactaaacatgattagtgagaCGTAGATTATGAATTATTTAAAAtacatggataaggggtgactctgatttactatttaaatttcatttttgtctttttcttatatCCCCCAAGTAGTAAAAGTATCCTCCAATTGCGCATAAAAAACCTAAGAAAGGAGggaattttttggaattttttcatTTGAGATTTGAAGTTCTATAAGATTTGAAACTCTAAGTTGAGTAAGCAAAATGAATCGACTATATAGAACTTATGAAGTTCTCTGGCCTATTCCTATGTACAaggttaaaaaaaattgtttgacaTACGAGGTGGCATGGCAGATGAGTTGCGCTACTATGCGAAAATCACTGAGTGATAGAGTTTATAGCGAATGAAATAAATCATATAGCCAACGATGGAGTCTTTATCGCTAGTGCTACCAAGGATATCGCTCGGTATTCAGTCTAGCACCGATGACTAGTTTCTTGTcgcctataaataggtaattttcaaACTAAATATttacaccaaatttttctttatttctctctttctaatttttttttcttcaaattttcccAAGTGGcacaatttcaaacccaacttgattcgccaacacaacttttttttttgaagtagtgcTTGAAGGTGTTGTTAAGAAAATATGTGATAGTTGTAAAaaaataggtaaaaacaaagaagtcttcaagttttggatattaaccaagtcaaacCTGCAACCAAGAAAAGGCAAACAAAAGTtcgaggcaaggaaaatcaaggcGAAACAATTTTGAAGATAaataagaagataaacaaaggaaaccCCATTCATGaacgcattgattggaagttctGTGAaacgaagaagataaacaagatgaagaacattatcccagatttttatttttaaagtatatatttcaaattattattgtctagttttatatcttataaatgaaaattaatgattatttcgaagtttaatgaatttgaaaatttgactcgtattgttgaaaattaagcttaattttatttttaattcagtCTCACACTTTAAATAGAGTTATATTTTAATTTAAActaaagtaagaaaaatattaaaacttaatACTAAGACTTAAGTTGACAATTAATAAGctaaaacataaatattggattaTATTTGGGCCACCCTCTTAAAATCTTGAAACAACTTACAAATTGAAAGTCTTTTCAGTTGATGCGATAATACTCAGCACGACACCTTTGTTCAAGGTCTATCATGGTTTCACCATCCCTCGTGTTTTGACCCTTTTGCTGAAGTAAAACAACATACTACTTAATAATTTCCTCATTCATTACAGTGAAGCGATGACACAATCTTGAAACATCACGATTGTTGGGGTTCATTGTTTGCTCTTGAAGTTTTCCAAATATCCTTTCCCAAAATATTTGGGGATGGAAAGCATATGCGAAGACACAACtctcagtaaaaaaaaaaataattcctgcaaatacattcatcttcctcGGTAGTAAATATTGGTAATTGCCTCCCAATTCGACTTTGGACATTGGCTCGATTACTAGCTCTTTGATTTTATGCAGCATGTTGGTTTTCTATGAACTCAGCCATGCTCATTGAAGAATTGGAAGAATAATGAAAAGTATTGGAAATTTataaattctggtgtgagttgaaatgagtttgaacttaagtatttataaaAGGGGGAAATTATAGCCGTTGGATGAGGAACTGCTGAGCGATAATCTACTCAGTTAGCGACAACATGACTATCGTTGGCGCTGTACAGAACAACAAGCGATTGTATGACCATATAGCGATGGACATTCTATCACTCGGTAGACAGTCTATCGTTTATGCCTAAGTGGTATATTTACCACTTAGCCACTTATGTTGCTACTTTACCATACCCACAGTGGGCGCAAAAGTGACAAACCAATTGAAATACCATATGCGTAGGAATATGCCTCATAATCACTTGCGTGTATTAATCTTTATCCCCTTAAAAGATATTTTTTAAAGAAATACTTATAAATAAATAGATTGTATTTCCGTACCATCATTTTTTTTCCGATATAAGGATCAAGAAAACTATAtgaagaatttaaaaaaaaacttaattaggAAAACTTAAATACAGTTCAGAACTAGCTAGAGGTATTCTTCCAAATGTGTCCGGTTGCTAGCCACCTTAACTCAAGAAGGAAAAGTTGACAAAAATAGATTATTGTCATGCTTTAGAAACACTAGGTTGTGGAACCTAAGTCTTGATTTACAATAGGTTTAGGTTTCAAAACCTACTTGTTTAGGTTTCAGAACCGAGAGGATAAAGTGTGCAGAACTTTGTAAGAGAATCTTGTTTGATTTTGGAATCACACTGAATTGTGCAAAGTGAAAATACGTGTAAGTTTGTTCCTTCATCATGTTGACTTCTCcaatgatgaatgattattttaTGTGATTTCTTAGACTCAATTCTCCTCGGATGTATACACATAAGGTATACTTACCGTCATAGTTATTGGTCTGATAGATTGATAGATGGATAGATAATTAGATAGAAAGAAAGTAAAAGACTGATAACGAGATTCAGTGTACATGTTACTAATCTTTATTGAATACATACGTCTTTATTAGATATCTTCATGTTCTCTTCTATCTTCGTTCTTCATTCCTCAAGGGTAAATCAGAGTAATTTTCGATATGGTTCTTCCACCTAGCTCTTTCTTACGGACTTTGGTTGTAAATTACTCAAAAATAGATTATTATCGAAACATGACAGTACATACTAAACATATTAATGCCTACGGGTTCAACCGAGTGATGCCCTGATAAAGGCATGTTTGTATCTTCCACCGCCTCGAGCTAACCAACCTGTCTAAAACTGCTTAAGtttggaggaaaaaaaaagatcatgGCAACCATAAGATGAATACTTTAGCGATTCATCAAGCTCTTCTTCAAATGGAAAGTAAATTATGTTTATTATAAATTCCTTTAAACCAGCATTAAGTATATCACAAATTCTTGATTCTTCATATTAGAAATCCCTTGTTTTTCATTCAAATAAAATGGAAGTGCCCCCTTCCATAGGTCAACCAATATTCTTAACCTAATCTCCAACACCAAATTTTATTCTAGTACGTAAGGAACTCAAATCTAATAGTACTATTGTTCGTGTACAAATAATATATAACATCTTTAGTTTTTTTGACATCTTGAAATCAAAGGCATATGAAGATAACTAAAATCAAAATATTAACATACATACCTATTTTGAATAATTTAAGAAAATTATATTATTCTTGTGGAGATGGGGAATCCGTTTCCAAATCTTGATTGGAGATTCTTGTGGAAGCTTAAGTGACCacataaaattaggttttgcttATGCCTATTGTGTCATGATAAACTTAgcttaaatgagagtttatatagGAAACGAATGTGTGCTCTATCCTGGATGTAGTttatgaaaaagagggggtctaacaaccacacccaatatttcgcttagcaatctgtatggactaactccaatatactttcaagagaatcaactagacagtcagaattgatcttaagaaaagtatgtcaaagagttatatctcaatttctcaattcaatctgcaatcaaacatataggaatttgtgagcccgatttaatataagaaataacttggatggtatcaaaaaccaatatccaagtgtcaataaatttaatcaacaaccaaaggttgaattcacaattgattgaacttacgcacaacttatgatatttcaattatatagaaaatataatgcggaaaagaaataacacagacaccagaagttttgttaacgaggaaaccacaaatgtagaaaaactcagggacctagtctagatttaaacatcacactgtattaagccgccacagacactagcctactccaagttaactttggactggtaTGTAGTTTAgcaacactgatcaaggtacagttgcactccttacgtctctgaatcccagcaggactctacgcacttgattcccttagatgatctcacccacaactaagatttgctacgacccaaagtcgaagacttgataaaccaatctgtcttacCCAAAtcaagtctattgaatagataaatctgtctcccacagatatacctatgagttttgttccgttttttgataaatcaaggtgaacaggaaccaattgatataccaaacttatattctcgaagaacagcctagaaatatcaatcacctcacaataatcttaatcgtatggtagtgaaacaagatattgtggaatcacaaacgatgagacgaagatgtttgtgactaatttttatcttgcctatcggagattaaatctcgagcaaatcttagagaagatagtactcaatcacgatagaaaacagctaGATCAGAacagcaactacagagaaaatagttgggtctggcttcataatcccaatgaagtcttcaagtcgttaacctacagggttttagaaaaacctaaggtcaaatgagaatcgactctagtcgcaactagtatcacacatgatatgtggggattaggtttcccagctgctagagttctcctttatatagccttcaaataagggtttgcaatcaatgttaccttggtaacaaagcattcaatattcaccgttaaatgaaaacctgattagactcaagctaatatctttcagccgttagatagaacttagcttgttacacacaagtgaaaagtgactcatttagatatgagtaaccgtacctaaacgtgtgcacctttgttggctcaacaatagttaaccgaaattatccatatgaacactttcatgtcaaccttattcatcttaaccataactggttcaaatgactcaaatgaaactagttctagagtttttcaattgtttatattctcataaaagtatacatgacacaattgaagcaaaatcgatttttattcactcgaatcaattcatgaacattatagccacagtttgcaaaagattgcattccttattatataaacatACTAGAACTCACTCGTGTCGTAACGGCACGACCTCCGTAGTaggtaaaaaaaattatgttaatTTTAATCTTTGTCATTTTCTTTTGTTGCCTCTATATAAAATGACAATTATTCTCCATGTTTTTTAATTGTTATGTTTTCTTTCTGAGAATTTCTAGGTTGACCAAAATATTTTTCTCGAAAAATTCACCGGGCGAAACATGTAGTGAGACCAATTGAAAACCTGTACTATCCCTATCGTCGCTGGGTTTTTTAGAGGTTGTTTCTCGGAAAAAATTGTGGTCAGCCTgtacatttgtttttttttgtattagtaaccatcttattttcacattaaaaaaatcaaccacaacttccCCAATAAATATTACTTATGTCTTAACAACATATAATAAACATTGCCACTAACACACTGAGCACCTGCACTACCATCACTGGAACCACTCATCACCACTACCTTTTCTACCACCAACAATATCGACACTGGCTCCATGCATCATGATAAACAcgtaaatattatattttatactcatatttatattagctagaacTCGATATTCAGGCTAATAACATTGTTTTAAGTTGTTTCCAGGAAttacaaacaaatccaaaacGGTGCAATAAAATGACGAAATGGGAGCTAAATTGACGGTTACGAGTGTGGTGCTTAATCACGGGAAGCAAAGTTGGCCAGTTAATTCAGTAACACACCATCAATATATGTCATCGTCTCAAGCCGGTAGCAGTCCAACAATATCACAGCCGAGATGGAAATTTATTCTGTGATTGGACGTGCATAAACCGAAAGAAATCAATTATGTCGTCACTTTGATAGTCCATGCAAAGTTACCTCTAATTGCTCGCACCAAATGATAAGGAAAGTCAAAGGCATGCATGCATAGAAGGACAAAAAGGAGCTGGCATATATGGTACAAGGAAACTAATGAAGATACCATATTCAGTCTTTCCAAAACAAGGTGATactcatatatatttattttaaggAAGTTGAAAAGGTACTTACCTTTTACTTGTGAGAGTAATAACATAGTGGATGAAAATTAAGGAAGTGGGTCCCGCGTATATAAAGATTTGGCTCATTTTGACGACACTAGATTGGAAAGTCAGTGTTAAACTTGGAATATCAATATAAAAGAAAGTGCATTACGACGAGAGAGGGGGTTCTCGGTTGGGTCTGTTCGAGGAGATACAACAAGATAGGGAGACGATCATTTACCGGGTGACAACGGTGATATCggtttattatttctttttcttgtaatttatttttatgggttttgagaaatccatttcTATGGTGTGCTagattttgtaactagggttcatGGAGAAAACTACTTTGAGCATAGACCATTGTGAAATAAATTGGAATTATTTTGGTATTATGCTATAAAAATGAATCTTGAAGTCtataattttgtttattgtttttattataatatgagttgttgcacACCGGCTTTGTATGATACATTAGcctaaattcataaattcatgtagtttgcaattatatttgttagtatttgataattcatgcttaggttaaTCTTTTAATTGGTTATGCTTAGACGAAGCAAATAATAATTGTGAATCTATAAATTATGTTTTCGATAATTCTCTCGTTATAATAATTTGCTAGGTCATGCTTAGAAATTTGATGGgctatacttaggagatgcgagtttatgATCGGAGATTATATCAATAATAGGTGGTGCAAtagaacaaatctataaacacatATTTGGAATTCGAGTTCTTTTCGGTGCATAAttataaatagtagtggaatccGTAGACCCTGTTTACCGACTCTCTTTCTCATTGTATTtaattagttttcttttgttttcattatttttaaaTTCTTAATTCCAAGAATCCAAAAATATCATATCTTGATTGGTTAGTCGATTAGGAGTATTGATtgcagtatttccaccgctccctgtgggttcgacccgtacttgcctctgtctactagttagacaccgtgcgattgcagtTATCATATATAGGGTTCTTCCAGAATCCCATCACATCACCACTCAAAAAGACCACCCCGATCATCTATAGTGATCCACCACCCTCGCCTTCCATCAAAACCATTATTAATGTCCACTGATTCAATATAATATAAATTTATCATGTACTATATTAATGAAAGTAttattttaaatttaaaaaataaaaaagaaagaaaaacaaatttaaaaactaatatcaaataaaaaaataaaccaacGTAACTTAGTAATTTATCTACCTTATTAGGACACATTTCTCATCCCACTACAACTACTTCTTCCAGCGCCACTACCGTTAACGTCATCACTCCTCCATTTTCACATCCAACACCCAATACGATTATCCCCACCGCTGATCCACCACTcccgcccaccatcacaaccaataTTAATGTCCACTGATTTAATAtaatataaatttattatgtactaTATTAACGAAAgtattattttaaaataaaaataaaaaaagtaataTCAAGCAAAAAAATGAATCAagggtaactaagtaatttatctACCTTAGGACACCTTTCTCATCCtattaccactacttcttccaccaccaccaccaccactattaacgtcatcactccaccaatatcaccaacacccaccaccattatccccaccgttGATCCACCACCCCCacccatcatcacaaccaccattaatgtctACTAATTTAATATAAGATAAATTTATTATGCACTGTGTTAATGAAaacatatttatttgattaattaaacaaaCATTTATTATAAAATACTAATAGAACATTTATTGTTGAAATGTAATTAAACTGATCATTTTACAACCGTAGATTTAGCTTTCtttaccactacttcttccagcaCCACCACCGTTAACGTCATTGCTCCTCCATTCTCACATatccaacacccaccaccattatccccatcgGTGATCCACCACCTCCTACCACAATATTAATGTCCACTGATTCAATAtaatataaattta encodes:
- the LOC113347794 gene encoding IQ domain-containing protein IQM1-like: MGISLSLLLSAWKEIIVNRGMVGITDNGEEVIVRTISFNRKDGEIIVRNVSFKKKDNLESSDSLSDGSDTKMVMEEPTSFKNWERSKLTLKTVFSFKNPFIDNNDSSFTSRNKDEASKKAKSPSFPEPEVMYSPRPLSELDAAAVKLQKVYKSYRTRRNLADCAVLVEELWWKALDSAALKLSSETFFNVEKHETASSRWTRALTRAAKVGKGLSKDEKAQKLALQHWLEAIDPRHRYGHNLHFYYDLWFDCGSSQPFFYWLDVGDGKEVNLERCPRSTLQRQCIEYLGPKEREVYEVIVEDGKLVYKQGGECVDTVEGFKWIFVLSTSRSLYVGKKKKGQFQHSSFLSGGATTAAGRLVAHDGVLEAIWPYSGHYLPTEENFKEFVSFLEEHHVDLTNVKRCANDEDCPSSFKVTDSEVDSKAEDTEGSSFKLTDAPPAVDTTSIPKEETNGNAQPQKFDLAKRLSCKWSTGTGPRIGCVSDYPTELRFRALEHVNLSPRVRTGSVGYSGPIPSPRPSPKIRLSPRLAYMGLPSPRSSIPSRTTSC